A DNA window from Chloroflexota bacterium contains the following coding sequences:
- a CDS encoding Hsp20/alpha crystallin family protein produces MDYTFAERPYGRYSRSLLLNVPVEPDKAEAHFDNGLPTLKLPKVVIWLTHM; encoded by the coding sequence GTGGACTACACCTTCGCCGAGCGCCCTTATGGTCGCTACAGCCGGTCACTGCTGTTGAACGTGCCGGTGGAGCCGGACAAGGCCGAAGCCCACTTCGACAACGGCCTGCCCACCCTCAAACTGCCCAAGGTTGTAATCTGGCTTACACACATGTAG